The window CCCCGCCAGGCCCGTTCCGCGGCCCGGGTCGAGCACCTACTGGACGTGGCCGAGGAGGTGTTCGAGGAGGTGGGCTACGACGCCGCCACCACCAACCTGGTGGCGTCGCGAGCCGGGGTCCCGGTGGGCACGTTGTACCGCTGGTTCCCGGACAAGGCCGCCTTGGCTGAAGCCCTGACCGATCGATACCTCGACCACCTGATGGGCCTCTACAGCGGGATGCTGGACCAGATCTCGCCATCGGATCGCATCGGTGACTTCGTACGACGGGTGTTGAACCGCCTGGCCGAGGAGACCCGCACCCAGCGGGCCATGCCGGCCCTGTTGGTGTCGGCCATGGTTCCAGGCGGAAGGTCACGAGCCGGGGCCCGGCTCCGCCAGGGCCTCGAAGGTCACGTCCGGATGCTGTTGGAGCTCCGGGCTCCCGGCATTCCCGAAGACATCCGGGACCGATCCTCAGAGGTGATCGTGACCCTGGTGTACCTGGTGTTGGCCGCCGCCGCCGACAGCGCCACTGATGCTGACTCCGACGCCGATGTCGCGGTCGGAACGGAGATGGACTTCCGCTCGCAGATCACCGACGAGTACATAGACGTCGTGTTGTCCTACCTGGAGGCCAAGTTCCCGAGTCCCGGGCACCCCGCCTGGAGCGACCCCGACGTACCGGTCAAGCCGGTGTTCGCCGCCCCCGACCGCAGCCACCGCCTGGCCGCCGCCGAGTCGGCCAGCGCCGACTGAACAACCCGCCCGTCACCGCAGCATCGTCGGGCAGCATCCTTAGCCTGGATCCACCGATCGATCTTGGGTTGTGCTCGATTCTCCTTGGTCACCCAGGCGAATTCGGCTCGCTGTGCGGCCACCGTTAGTGCTCGGTTGTCTGACGAGCTGAAGCCACAGGACTGGGCGGGGGTTCGGGGCCAGAGCCCTTTGTGGCGGAGCCCCCGACCTGCGGAGATCGGCTTTGCCGGTCGTAGCAGCGAAGGCCGCGGCCGTCAGGCCGGCGATCGAACTCCGCCGGAAGGCTCTGCCTTCGGCGGATCCAGGCTTAGCCTGGACGCGAAGGAGCCCGGGCTCGCGGCCCGGGCTCCTTCAGTTCATTTCCCTGGGTGGGAAAGGGTCACATCATTCCGCCCATGCCACCCATACCGCCCATGCCACCGGGCATGCCGCCGCCAGCGGGCTCATCCTCGGGCTTGTCGGCCACGATGGCTTCGGTGGTGAGCAGCAAGCTGGCGATCGATGCCGCGTTCTGCAACGCGGCCCGGGTCACCTTGGCCGGGTCGATGACGCCGGCCTTGACCAGGTCCTCGAACTCACCGGTGGCGGCGTTGAGGCCGATGCTGCCGGTCTCACGCTCGATCTGTTGGACAACGACGGCACCTTCGAGGCCGGCGTTGTCGGCGATCATGCGAGCCGGGGCGTCGAGGGCCCTGTGCACCGAGCGGGCACCGGTGGCTTCGTCCCCCGAGAGGGTTTCGAGCACCTTGGCCACCGCGGCGCGGGCCCGGACCAGGGCGGTGCCACCGCCGGGGACGATGCCCTCCTCGATGGCGGCACGGGTGGCCGACAGGGCGTCTTCGATGCGGTGCTTCTTCTCCTTGAGCTCCACCTCGGTGGCGGCACCGACCTGGACGACGGCGACGCCGCCGGCCAGCTTGGCGAGGCGCTCCTGGAGCTTCTCGCGGTCCCAGTCCGAGTCGGTCTCGTCGATCTCACGCTTGATCTGGGCGACCCGACCGTCGACGTCGTCGGCGGAGCCGCCACCCTCGACAATGGTGGTGTTGTCCTTGGTGATCACGACCTTGCGGGCGGTGCCCAGCAGGTCGAGCGTGGTGTTCTCGAGCTTGAGACCGACGGTCTCGGAGATCACCTGACCACCGGTGAGGATGGCCATGTCGCCGAGCATCGCCTTGCGGCGCTCGCCGAAGCCGGGGGCCTTGACGGCCACGGAGTTGAAGGTGCCACGGATCTTGTTGACCACCAGGGTGGCGAGGGCCTCGCCCTCGATGTCCTCGGCCACGATCAGCAGCGGCTTACCGGTCTGCATGACCTTCTCGAGCACCGGGACGAGGTCCTGGACCGAGCCGATCTTGGATTCGGTGAACAGCACCAAGGCGTCCTCGAGCACGGCCTCTTGACGCTCGGGGTCGGTGACGAAGTACGGCGACAGGTAGCCCTTGTCGAACTGCATGCCCTCGGTGAACTCGAGGTCGATGCCGAAGGTGTTCGACTCTTCGACGGTGACCACACCGTCCTTGCCGACCTTGTCGATGGCGTCGGCGAGGACCTCGCCGATGGCCTTGTCGTTGTTGGCCGAAATGGTGGCGACCTGGGCGATCTCGCTGCGGTCGTCGATCTCCTTGGCCTGCTCGGCAATGGACTCGACCGCCGCAGCCACGGCGGTGTCGATGCCCCGCTTGAGGGCCATGGGGTTGGCGCCCGCGGTCACGTTGCGGAGGCCCTCACGGACCAGCGCCTGGGCCAACACGGTGGCGGTGGTGGTGCCGTCACCGGCGACGTCGTTGGTCTTGGTGGCGACCTCCTTGACGAGCTGGGCGCCCATGTTCTCGAAGGGGTCCTCGAGCTCGATCTCACGGGCGATGGAGACACCGTCGTTGGTGATGGTGGGGGCGCCGAACTTCTTCTCCAGCACCACGTTGCGGCCCTTGGGGCCGAGGGTCACCTTGACGGCGTCGGCCAGCTTGTTGACACCGGCCTCGAGGCCGCGACGGGCCTCTTCGTCAAACTTCAGGATCTTGGACATGTGGTTTCCTCAGCTCACTTCTCGACGATGGCGAGGACGTCGCGGGCATTCAGGATCAGCACGTCCTGGCCATCGACGGTGATCTCGGTGCCGCCGTACTTGGAGTAGACGACGGTGTCGCCGACCTTGATGTCCATGGGGATGCGGTTCTCGCCGTCCTCGTCCCAACGGCCTTCACCCACGGCGAGCACCTCGCCCTGCTGGGGCTTCTCCTTGGCGGTGTCGGGGATGACCAGGCCGCTGGCGGTGGTCTCTTCGGCGTCGCCGGGCTTGACGACGATGCGGTCTTCGAGCGGCTTCAGGGACATTGCGCCTCCAGTGGCGGGTGTGGTTCCGTGCCAGCCGCGACGGTTCGCGGGCGTTAGCACTCCTCTTTGTCGAGTGCTAACGATACGGCCCGAATCCACCAGTCGCAAGCAGTCGACCCAAGAGAGTGCTAACGGGTCCCTGGCGGCCCTGCCCTGGGTGCTGACCGCGTGTTGTGGGCGATGCCCGGTGGCGTACCGTCCCAGCGATGTCCACTCAGGCTTTCGCCGGCGTCGTCGCCATCGTCGGCGGGGTGATCATCGCCGTGCTGGCGTTCGTGCCGATGGCGGCGGTGACCTACCGGAGGCGGGGCCAGCTCACCCGCCGTGACCTGGCCAACCTGTTGGTGTCAGCGGTCTACGGGTTGTCGCTGTGGACCTACACGCTGCTGCCGTTGCCGGCGAGCGATGACTTCGAGTGCCGTGAGGCCATCACCCGTCCTGAACAGGTCCTCGACATCATCCGTGCCCACCCCCACCACACACTGTTGGACCTGGCCCGCAACCCGATGGTGATGCAGATCGCCCTCAACGTGGCCCTGTTCGTCCCACTCGGAGTCCTTCTGCGGGTACGGGCGCGCCGAGGCGTGTTCACCGCCGCATTGGTGGGGTTGGCGATGTCGTTGGCCATCGAGGTGACCCAGCACACCGGCCTGTGGGGCATCTACGACTGCGCCTACCGCTACTTCGACATCAGCGACCTGATCTCCAACCCCACCGGTGCGGTGGTGGGTTCCGTCCTCGCCGCAATGGTCGCCGGCCGCAGGCCTGCCCCCCTTCCCCGGGTCACACCGCGCCTGACTAGGGGGCGACGGGTGGTCGCTCTGGTCAGTGACCTGCTGGTCGTCGCCCTGCTGGGCTCGCTCACCGTCGTCCTGTGGCGCGCCTGGCAGTTCCTGGGAATCACCGAGACCTCGCCCCTCATCGCCCAGCGCCAAGCCCTCATCCAGTGGGGCCTCCCGCTCGCCGTCCAGACCATCTCGGTAGTCGGCTGGGGGACGACGATCGGTGAGCGGGTGGTCCAGGTCCGCACCCAAACCCACCGCCGGACCTGGGCCCTGCCCGCTCGCCTGATAAAGCTGAGCACCGGGGTCGGGGCTCTGGCGGTGCTCGGGGCTGGGGTAATCCCCGGCTCGGGCTGGCTTCTGCTTGGCCTCACTACCGCCCACCTGGCCGCCGTCGCCATGCCCGGCGGGCGGGGCCTGTCCAACACCCTGGCCCGCCTCGATCTAGTTCTCGACTCGACCACCGGGCCCTCCGCTGAGGGGTCAGCGTCGACCCCGGCGGCCAGCTGACGGTCACGTGAGGATCTGACCGGTAGTTTGCCGAGCATGAGGTCAACATCGATCCCACCGCGGTGCGCACCTTTCCGATCGATCTCGGCTCGGCCGTCATGGAACTGAACGCTCAGGCAGTGAACGAGATGTTGGCCGAGTTCTTTCCCGGCGCGGGGGCATCGTGTGCCGAGCTGGGACCCGACTTCGCGGTGGCATCCAACCCGATCTCAGACTTCTCGATCCGTCCCGGGGGCTTCGTATCGGGACCCACGCAGTTCGCCATGGCCGATGCCGCCCTGTGGTACCTGACATTCGTGGCCATCGGCCGCATCGAGCCGATGGCTCTCACCTCGGAGCTGTCCATTCGCTTCCTGCGGCCGGCCCAAGGCGAACGGATCTGGGCCCGAGCCCAGCTCAACACCGCCACCCGCCGCTCGGTGGTCGGGTCCGTCGACATATGGATGGACGACCAGCAACACCGTCCGACCGCCGTCGCCCAGGGAACCTACGTCCTCCCCCGCACCTGACCTCGGGCCGCCCGGGTTCGAGCGGACCTAGTGTTGGGCCATGCCCACCTACGACTACCGATGCCTGGTCTGTGACCGGGTGTTCGAGAAACGGACCGCCATGGCCGTCGCCGACGACGTGAGCTGTCCCGAAGGTCACTCCGACGTGAAACGGCTCATGTCGGTGTTCGCAGTGTCGGGCAAGGCAAACCCAGCGTCGTCGGCGGCGCCTTCTCCCGCCCCATCGGGCGGAAGTTGTTGCGGTGGCGGTTGCGGGTGCGGCTGAGCCCGCCGCGAACGACTCGAACCGGGGGGAGCACCTAGATGAGCAAAGACGCGCTGGCCGGAACGGCCGAGGATCGGGCCGTCGGGGCCCTGGTCGGGCTGGCGGTTGGGGACGCCGTCGGCACCACTCTCGAGTTCAAGCCTCCGGGCACCTTCACCCCGATCACCGACATGGTGGGAGGCGGACCGTTCCGGCTGAAGCCCGGGCAGTTCACCGACGACACGTCGATGGCCATGTGCCTGGCCGAGTCGATCCTGCACGCCGGTGACCTCGATCCCGCCGATCAGCTCAGCCGCTACGTCGAATGGTGGCGCAACGGCTACTGGTCCTCCACCGGCATCTGCTTCGACATCGGCGGCACGACCACCCGGGCCCTAAGCCGCTTCGAGAGTTACGGCTCCGTGATCGACGCCGACACCAACCCTGAGGACGCCGCCAACGGGTCGCTCATGCGACTGGCCCCGGTACCGATTCGTTGGTGGACCGATGTGGCCGAGGCTGCCGAACGTTCCGGCCGGTCCAGCACCACCACCCATGCCGCCGCTCGCCCGGTAGATGCCTGCCGGGCCTACGGAGCGATGATCGCCGCCACCATTGCGGGCACGCCGTTCGACGATGTGCTCGACCCCGGTTTCTGGCACTACGGCGAACTGCATCCCGCTGTCGAGGAAGTCGTCCGCGGGTCGTGGCGCACCAAGCAACCACCCGCCATCCGGGGCACCGGGTACGTGGTCGATGCCATGGAAGCGGCGCTGTGGGCAGTGGCCGGGGCCGACGACTTCGCCGCCGCGGTGCTGCGTGCCGCCAACCTGGGCGACGACGCCGACACCACCGCCGCCATCGCCGGGCAGTTGGCCGGCGCTCGTTTCGGTTGTTCCGGCATCCCGCCGCGGTGGCGGGATCTGTTGAGCGAAGGTGACCGCATCGCCGCGATCGCCGCAGATCTGTTCCGAGCCGGAGGAGGAGGCTCGTGACCGACACCGAGGCCCAAGCTCACATCTGGGTTCACGATGACTCCGTGCACGGCTACTGGGTGGAGCCGGGTTCGATCCTGGCCGGCGAATATCCCGGGGCGCTCGACCCCGACCAAGCCGCCCACCGCGTCGACCTGCTGATCGCCAATGGGGTGCGAACGTTCGTGGATCTCACGTCTTGTTCCACCACCGATCGCCATCTGCTCCCTTAGGACCCGAGCGGATAGGTCCGATCGTCGTCGCTACCAGGTTGACCAGACCGAGGCTTCGCCTCGGTTTAACCATGCCGTACTTATGGGTCGGCTCGCCTCCGCTCGCCTCCTTACGAGCACCTGATCGCTCCATCCGCCGAACGTCACGAGGTCGAGGCGTCGTGGGTCAACCATCCCCTTCCTGACATGGGTGTCGGTACCAGAGGTGACTACGACAGCATTGTGGCCACCATCGTCGAGGCCACCGAGCGGGGCGTGGTCTACGTGCACTGCTGGGGTGGGATCGGACGGACCGCCACGGTGGTGGGCTGCCTGCTGGTCGACCAAGGTCTCGACGGTGGGCAAGCCCTCGAGCGCATCGGGACCTGGCGGGCCCTCACCCGCAAGGCTCACCAGCCGGCACCCCAACACCCGACCCAGTTCCAAGTGATCCACGACCGGGCGTCAGCCCAGCCATGACTGGACACCAACGTCCTGCCCCGACGTGATCCAGTTGTGGGCGAGGACCGGACAGCGATGACGGCTGGACCTACCCGCTAGGGCCCTAGGGCTCGAGAGAGGTCATGGCCTCGGTCAGTACTGCGAGGGTGCGGGCCTCCTCGTCAGGATTGCCACCCATTGGCACGGCGGTGAAGTCGGTGGCTCCACAGGCGGCGATATCTCCAAGGGCATCGCGCACGAACTCCTCGTTGCCCACGATCGACAGGTCGCCCAGGCCTTCCACACCCTCGATGTCCATCATCGCCCGGTAGCTGGGCAGGGTGGCGTAGTTCGCCAGGATCATGGCCAGGAACTCACGGGCCGGGGCTGGGTCATCGGTTACCCAAACCGGAATCGAGCACACGACGGATGGAGCCGGGCGATCAGCGGCCGCGGCAGCATCGTTGACGAGCGGGGCAATGTGGGTGGCGATGGTCTTGGGGCCCACGCACCACAAGATGGTGCCGTCAGTGCGTCGACCGGCCACCTTCAGCATCTGGGGACCGAGCGCGGCGATCATCACCTTGGGCACTCCCGCCGATGGCTTTGCCGCGGTCCCGTCGAACGACCAGGCCTCTCCTTGGAACGACGCCGATCCCGTGGCCAACAGGTCGTTGAGGATGGCGAGGTAATCGATCATGTGACGGACCGGCTTGTCCCATTCCATGCGCAGACTGGCTTCAACGTGGGGCTGATGATTGACCCCGATGCCCACGATCAGTCGCTCGCCCACCAGCGACTGGGTGGTGAGGGCCTGCGCCGCCAGGGTGTGGGGGTGGCGTTCCCATGTGGAGATGACGGCGGTTCCCAGCTCCATGGCGGAACCGGTATCACCGTGGGCGGCTATCGCGGTTAGGGCGTCGATCAAACCAACCTGGGCTACCCAATAGCTGGAGAAGCCCGTCGCCTCGGCGGTCTTCATGTCGTCGAGCAGCCCGGCCACCCCGTGGGAGATCATCCGGCCAGACCCGTTGATGCCGTAGCGCATGACGTCAGGCTAGGTGAGCAACGGCAGCTTGAGGTTGGGGTCGGCTCCGTGGTCGAGACCGCTGGGACCGTCCGATCCGAGTCGCCACCACGCGGCAGCAGCCACCATGGCGGCGTTGTCGGTGCACATGGCTCGGCTGGGCAAGAAGCCGTGGACCCCGTCTTCAACACACGCCGACAGGAACCGTTCCCGCAGCAGTGAGTTGGCCGCCACCCCACCGCCCAACACCAGACCCTTGGCGCCGATCTGGGCCGCGGCCCGCCGAGCCTTCGCCACCAGCACATCTACCACCGCTTCTTGGAAGCTGGCCGCCACATCGGCGGTGGCGGCATCGGGGTGCTTACGAACGTGGTTGATGACCGCGGTCTTCAAGCCTGAGAAGGAGAAGTCGAGACCATCGGCCATCATGGCCCGAGGGAAGGCGATGGCGTGAGGGTCGCCGTCCATGGCGATGCGGTCGATGGCCGGACCCCCGGGATAGCCGAGCCCGAGGTAGCGAGCCACCTTGTCGAAGGCCTCGCCGGCGGCATCGTCGAGGGTGGAACCGAGCAGCCGGTAACGACCGTGGCCCTCCATGGCCACCAGCATCGTGTGACCACCCGACACCAGCAGCACCACCACCGGCAGCTCCAGGCTCGGGTCCTCCACCAAAGCGGCGTACAGATGAGCCTCGAGGTGGTTGACGGCCACGAACGGCACATCCCACACCAGGGCCAAGGCCTTGGCGGTACTGACCCCGACCAGGAGCGAACCGACCAGGCCGGGACCGACTGTGGCCGCCACCGCATCGAGGCCCGGGCCATCGACGCCAGCTTCTACCAAGGCTTCGGCGATGACCGGGGTCAACAGGTCGACGTGGGCCCGGCTGGCGATCTCGGGCACCACACCACCGAAACGGGCGTGGATGTCGACCTGACTGGACACCACCGACGAGCGGACGATGTGCCCGCCGACCACCACCGAGGCCGCGGTCTCGTCGCACGAGGTCTCGATGCCCAGGATGGTGGTGGACGCGTCGACGGTCGAGTCGGGGTCGGAAGCGAGATGGATCATGTCAGCACGAACCTCGGGAGGGATGCCCTGACGGTACCGGGACCGGCTCGGCAAACCCCTGCCTGACGGTGGGCGGGTCGAACGACGCTGCCAGCTCGCTCAGTCGCCCGGCGTAGTCGGGACCCGACACCTCGTGGGCCCACATGACCAGGGCGTCCTCTCCGTTGTCGGCGTAGTACGCCTTGCGGGCCCCGGCCGGAGCGAACCCGAAGCGTCGGTAAACCGACTGCGCCGCCAGGTTGGACACCCGCACCTCCAAGGTGAGCTGGTTGGCACCCATCTCCAGGGCTTGGTGGACGAGCTCCACCAGTAGCCGGGTGGCAAGACCCTGGCCCTGCCAGTCGGGGTGGACGGCCACCGTGGCGACGTGCCCGTCATCGGCGATCATCAACAACCCGGCATAGCCCACCACGGTGGCTCCGACCCGGGCCACCAGGTAGGTGCGCCCCGACCGATCCAGTTCGTCCTCGAACAGGCGCGACGACCACGGGCGCGGGTACACGAGGCGTTCGATCTCGAGCACTGCTCGCAGGTGCCGACGCCGCATGGGCGAGACGGTCACCTCCACCGAGCCGGGATGACCCTCGACCCTGTCCCCAGCTACACCGGCCGCCGCTGGGGTCACGCCCCCTCCCGGGTAGTCCAGTTGATCTCGGCATCGGGCTTGCGCAGGTAGTTCAGCTCAATCTCCTGGGGCCGGACCCAGTCTTCGCGCAAGGCCCGGGCATGGGCGAGCTGTACCAGCGAACGCGCCGACGGGTAGGCGTGGTCTCCGCCGGCCACTTCTATGTCGGCTCGATCGATGAATCGGTCGGCGTAACGGATGGCCCCGTCTCCGGCCAGCAAGGTCTCCCCCGGTTGGGCCAGCAGTTCGGCGGCCAGCTCATCGGGTGAACCCACCGTCGGTTCGCCTAGCCGCTGAACCCCGCCGGGGACCTGGCGGTAGAAGGCCCAGAACACCTCGCCACGGCGGGCATCGATCACCGCCGCGATGCGCCGGTCGGTGTAACGCAACGGAAAGGCCAACAGGTCCAGGCTCGACACCGCGATCATCGGGACCCGCAGGGCCTGTGCGATGGCCTTGCCCGAGGCCACCCCCACCCGAAGTCCGGTGAACAGTCCCGGCCCGTTGTCCACGGCCACACAGGAGATCTCCTGCAGCTCGACGCGGGCCTGGCGGCACACGAAGTCGATGGCCGGGGTCAGGTTCTCGGCATGGCGCTTGCCCCGGGCCGAATGCGACGAGGCCAGCACCCCTTCGTGGCCGCCGATGGCACAACCGACCTGGGCGGTGGCGCTCTCCAATCCGAGGATCAACATTTCTGTCCCTGACCCTCCTGGTCACACCAGCGTTGAACGGTCTCAGCCAGCAGTCGGGTGCGGGCCTGCCACCGACTACCTCGAGCCGACACCTCCAGGCGCCGGTCGTCATCACCTTCGCCGAAGGTGATGCGCACCTCCAAGATGTGCTCACCCAGGGCGGGAAGCACGGCGTCGCCCCATTCCACGACCATCACCGCGTCCTCGTCGAGCATCTCGCCTACGCCAAGCTCGAGGACCTCACGAATCTGGTCGAGCCGGTACACGTCGAGATGGTGCAGGTCGAGGCGCTCCCCTGGGTACTCGCGCACGATGGTGAAAGTGGGGCTGGTCACCGAGTCCGACACCCCGAGTCCCAGTGCGAACCCCTGGGTGAAGGCGGTCTTGCCGGCCCCCATCTCACCGGCCAGCACCACCACGTCTCCTGCCCGGCACAGCCCGGCCAAGGCTTGGGCCAGTGCCTTGGTCTGGTCGGGGGATCCGGTGCGAACGAGCACGAACCGATCGTAGTGACCACCTCCCCCCGAAGGAACAGGCTGGTCAGGACCGGTGGTTCGCTGCGGTCAGAACGGACCCCCGGCCGCTTCCACCTGATCGGCCTCCACTGGCCGGTCGTCGGCGGCCACCGCTTCGGCTACCGAGGCAACCTGCCCTTCGACACGGGCCACGAGGGCGTCGATCAGCTCGGCCAACTCATCGGGACGTTCCTGCATGAGCTGATGCCCGGCCCGGGGTAGCACCACGAACTCCGAGCCCGGCATTACACGGGCGATGGCCCGTCCGGCCGGAACCGGGGTGAGGAGGTCCCTGGTTCCCACCACCACCACCGATGGGGTTCGGGTGGCCGCCAGCGCGTCACGGGCGTCGTGTTCGACGATCCCGAGGAGTGAGTCGATCAGGTGACCGTCGTGCATGGAGGTGGTCATCTCGTGGACGATGTCCACTGCCCGCGGGTGAGGTCGGTCGCCGAACACCATCCTGACCGCGGGGCGACCCACCACCTTGCGGGTGGGAAGGCCTGCACCGCGATCGATCTGGCCACGACCGCTGGCCAGAACTCGTCGGGCCATCCCTTCCATGTAGGGCGGGACGGCCTGGTGGCCAGCGGTGGCGACCAGGGCCAAGCCGGCCACCCGTTCGGCCAGCACGTCGGGATGGTCGCCGCAGAACCTCATGACGGTCATCCCGCCCATCGAGTGGCCGACGACGATCGAATCTCGCAGGTTCAGTTCGGTCAGCAGGGTGGCCAGGTCGGTGGCCAATCGGGGTAGACCCAGACCCAGCGAACCAGGCTGTGATCGACCGTGGCCGCGCAGGTCCACGGCGATGACCCGATAGCGGTCGGCGAGCTGGTGGAACTGAGGCGACCAGACGTCGTGGCGGAGCGTCACGCCGTGGAGCAAGACCAGCGCCCGCCCGGAACCCTTCTCGGCGTAGTGGATGGTGCCGCCGTCCGGGGTGGGCACATCGCCTTCGGTCACGCCGTCGGGCATCTCGAACAGGTGCGGCGGGAGCGGCGGCCGGTTACGGCCCGGATCGGGGGACACCGGCCCCGAAGCTTCTGCTGGGTGGGTCGACCGGTAGAGGCCGATGGCGGCAGCGCCCACCGCGGCCCCGGCCCCGAGCAGCCCGATGGTACGGGCGGTATGACGGTTCAAGATCCTGCTCACACTTCGTCTCCGTGGGTGAATGACCGGACAGCATGCTGCCACCGCGCCAAAGGATCGGCACGTCCGTCGGCCGTCACCGATGAAGTCAGTGGTAGCAGCGGGGGACGCGGAGGCTGACCCCGCACACCACCTCGTAGTTGATGGTGCCGAGACGCTCGGCCCACTCGTCGGCGGTGATCTCCTCGTCTCCCTGACGGCCGATGAGCACCACCTCCTCGCCCACCTGCACAGGTCTGTCCCCGCAGTCGACCAGCAGTTGATCCATGGTGACGGTTCCAGCCACCGGGAAGCGGCGACCGCCGATCAGGACCTGGGCCCCCGTGGATCCGAGGCGGCGGGCCACGCCGTCGGCGTAACCGAGGGGCACGGTGGCGATGTTGGCGTCGGTGGCAGGGTGATAGCGAAGGCCGTAGGAGAGACCTTCGCCGGCCGCGACCCGCTTGACGTGTGATACCCGGGCCTTGAGCGACATGGCGGGGCGCAGACCGACTCGGCCAGATAGGGCGGGACTGGGAGGGAGGCCGTACATGCCGATTCCGATTCGCACCAGGTCGTAGCGGCTGGCCGGGTGGGCAATGGCGGCCGCGGTGTTGGCGGCGTGGCGCATGGCTACGTCTACGCCGGCCTGAGCCAGGTCGTCCAGCACGTCCTGGTAGCGGCGGAGCTGCACGTCGGTGAAGGGGTTGTCGGGTTCATCGGCCACGGCGCAGTGGGTGAACACCGACGCCAACCGCAGCTCGGGTCGGGCGATCACGGCCTGAGCCAATCCGACGACCTCGGCAGGCTGGGCCCCCACCCTGTGCATGCCGGTGTCCACCTTGAGGTGGACGGCTATCGGCTGTCTGGGGCTGCGGGATGCGGCGGCTGCGGCCAACTCCTGGACACCGGCGGCGGTGTAGACGGTGGCGTCGAGGTCGTGGCGGACCAGGTCGTCGAGCTCGTCGGGAGAGGCTTGGCTCAGCACGATGATCGGGCCGTGAAGCCCGGCGTCACGAAGCTCGGACCCCTCTGCGGCCAGGGCCACTGCCAGCCGGTCCGCTCCCCCGGCCAGAGCGGCGCGGGCGACCTCTACGGCTCCG is drawn from Microthrixaceae bacterium and contains these coding sequences:
- a CDS encoding zinc ribbon domain-containing protein, giving the protein MPTYDYRCLVCDRVFEKRTAMAVADDVSCPEGHSDVKRLMSVFAVSGKANPASSAAPSPAPSGGSCCGGGCGCG
- the groES gene encoding co-chaperone GroES, whose translation is MSLKPLEDRIVVKPGDAEETTASGLVIPDTAKEKPQQGEVLAVGEGRWDEDGENRIPMDIKVGDTVVYSKYGGTEITVDGQDVLILNARDVLAIVEK
- a CDS encoding VanZ family protein, which produces MSTQAFAGVVAIVGGVIIAVLAFVPMAAVTYRRRGQLTRRDLANLLVSAVYGLSLWTYTLLPLPASDDFECREAITRPEQVLDIIRAHPHHTLLDLARNPMVMQIALNVALFVPLGVLLRVRARRGVFTAALVGLAMSLAIEVTQHTGLWGIYDCAYRYFDISDLISNPTGAVVGSVLAAMVAGRRPAPLPRVTPRLTRGRRVVALVSDLLVVALLGSLTVVLWRAWQFLGITETSPLIAQRQALIQWGLPLAVQTISVVGWGTTIGERVVQVRTQTHRRTWALPARLIKLSTGVGALAVLGAGVIPGSGWLLLGLTTAHLAAVAMPGGRGLSNTLARLDLVLDSTTGPSAEGSASTPAAS
- a CDS encoding PaaI family thioesterase; the encoded protein is MNAQAVNEMLAEFFPGAGASCAELGPDFAVASNPISDFSIRPGGFVSGPTQFAMADAALWYLTFVAIGRIEPMALTSELSIRFLRPAQGERIWARAQLNTATRRSVVGSVDIWMDDQQHRPTAVAQGTYVLPRT
- a CDS encoding TIGR03564 family F420-dependent LLM class oxidoreductase, which translates into the protein MRYGINGSGRMISHGVAGLLDDMKTAEATGFSSYWVAQVGLIDALTAIAAHGDTGSAMELGTAVISTWERHPHTLAAQALTTQSLVGERLIVGIGVNHQPHVEASLRMEWDKPVRHMIDYLAILNDLLATGSASFQGEAWSFDGTAAKPSAGVPKVMIAALGPQMLKVAGRRTDGTILWCVGPKTIATHIAPLVNDAAAAADRPAPSVVCSIPVWVTDDPAPAREFLAMILANYATLPSYRAMMDIEGVEGLGDLSIVGNEEFVRDALGDIAACGATDFTAVPMGGNPDEEARTLAVLTEAMTSLEP
- the tsaD gene encoding tRNA (adenosine(37)-N6)-threonylcarbamoyltransferase complex transferase subunit TsaD, with translation MIHLASDPDSTVDASTTILGIETSCDETAASVVVGGHIVRSSVVSSQVDIHARFGGVVPEIASRAHVDLLTPVIAEALVEAGVDGPGLDAVAATVGPGLVGSLLVGVSTAKALALVWDVPFVAVNHLEAHLYAALVEDPSLELPVVVLLVSGGHTMLVAMEGHGRYRLLGSTLDDAAGEAFDKVARYLGLGYPGGPAIDRIAMDGDPHAIAFPRAMMADGLDFSFSGLKTAVINHVRKHPDAATADVAASFQEAVVDVLVAKARRAAAQIGAKGLVLGGGVAANSLLRERFLSACVEDGVHGFLPSRAMCTDNAAMVAAAAWWRLGSDGPSGLDHGADPNLKLPLLT
- the groL gene encoding chaperonin GroEL (60 kDa chaperone family; promotes refolding of misfolded polypeptides especially under stressful conditions; forms two stacked rings of heptamers to form a barrel-shaped 14mer; ends can be capped by GroES; misfolded proteins enter the barrel where they are refolded when GroES binds) — translated: MSKILKFDEEARRGLEAGVNKLADAVKVTLGPKGRNVVLEKKFGAPTITNDGVSIAREIELEDPFENMGAQLVKEVATKTNDVAGDGTTTATVLAQALVREGLRNVTAGANPMALKRGIDTAVAAAVESIAEQAKEIDDRSEIAQVATISANNDKAIGEVLADAIDKVGKDGVVTVEESNTFGIDLEFTEGMQFDKGYLSPYFVTDPERQEAVLEDALVLFTESKIGSVQDLVPVLEKVMQTGKPLLIVAEDIEGEALATLVVNKIRGTFNSVAVKAPGFGERRKAMLGDMAILTGGQVISETVGLKLENTTLDLLGTARKVVITKDNTTIVEGGGSADDVDGRVAQIKREIDETDSDWDREKLQERLAKLAGGVAVVQVGAATEVELKEKKHRIEDALSATRAAIEEGIVPGGGTALVRARAAVAKVLETLSGDEATGARSVHRALDAPARMIADNAGLEGAVVVQQIERETGSIGLNAATGEFEDLVKAGVIDPAKVTRAALQNAASIASLLLTTEAIVADKPEDEPAGGGMPGGMGGMGGMGGMM
- a CDS encoding ADP-ribosylglycohydrolase family protein, which encodes MAGTAEDRAVGALVGLAVGDAVGTTLEFKPPGTFTPITDMVGGGPFRLKPGQFTDDTSMAMCLAESILHAGDLDPADQLSRYVEWWRNGYWSSTGICFDIGGTTTRALSRFESYGSVIDADTNPEDAANGSLMRLAPVPIRWWTDVAEAAERSGRSSTTTHAAARPVDACRAYGAMIAATIAGTPFDDVLDPGFWHYGELHPAVEEVVRGSWRTKQPPAIRGTGYVVDAMEAALWAVAGADDFAAAVLRAANLGDDADTTAAIAGQLAGARFGCSGIPPRWRDLLSEGDRIAAIAADLFRAGGGGS